The Acanthochromis polyacanthus isolate Apoly-LR-REF ecotype Palm Island chromosome 17, KAUST_Apoly_ChrSc, whole genome shotgun sequence genome has a window encoding:
- the LOC110948775 gene encoding cilia- and flagella-associated protein 54 isoform X2 — protein sequence MDLPATYYGKLDKRNPVISNFKRDINSFVALMGQIASSTEQDNSSYAKGIKILLEIWKKYKHRLPSNLYQEHMLQTADFLFEIKLYQLALWQGYSLHLLQFSSVKITEIIDVDHLMACFFPEGFDADQDTFTMKVLAMQGCALCIFEQEKRHNILSEKGLCKLLRVLNFIRIMMQAFQQHEHLHWQIYKGASNIYTICRFLMMKKYSAQALEYLLWASISLELSIPLMTAKYLPLIITLYCAVCHCYYDNQAEVQAEEFARRALGKINELAKLEEQSGVPTTRETQRAYKEASVKLAAMVFKRAVFDGRRRPKVPLKMKTKHTLKDISNVPWPRTPTERILTGLFDSKAGQFFCILEALWDSTTRTLQMRMADDPEQQDVFSELLSAGISILSGSTDSGEKRCDDNQCLSPIVLTPTSTLLDLAIMGENKVPIMSAVRFIKLLFQYKRQDMFTELAREMQQVLSGVEGQSFRKAERELTLLDSFNILLSSQRSHSREDNRKDDRPKSSFPMSDELIALVDTLHKSVCGSALEVQPDGDLVLDIVLFVWGKVKVVRQKDKLQIPEFTHYRAKWVWCLSKLCEVAFACDIATVDCILTAEMIHTFGTLLENAEEHFNQAKCQDCAADHNDTKLSSLSPLESSSTELFQKVYEVVRKGLEAFAKGSATLMPHDCSAVIDCSFMQKFSLINAPAPSISPTSPEEGNEEDKISMKEKEEIKAKTESDFKDCRQTQPTRMFLLAKDLRLELDIIYHRASLKLLQLNTVTESELLNRIKKNKVSKALFVIQKALLMFKNVELNDSSKTKSLLEEASTLLEKAGLEERKLYMSTIPKTLAENAEKGMRVEENPPPPPILCSRCDHSFTFAPAPYNLAEKVCWYQLCGRVAEGLNWKVRLGDCSLPGTGKMVPAVYGECVLRVEGLEPNQKYVFAVAAYDSEGKLLGNTIGGTTLPVLASLPVPLLAAWAHLAQVAFQTEQYTIAKRACRELWSHYTYPGCGPQSTDDRFATIELRKQALHCSSPHLHQLFLISIFIETEINIQQGSLYCDSFSDNGPFIWEQEARLAECERMLVALDLAMCLNDGSGAVQAVVSCYGLLAPLIFHQITCEPVVQVLVKCLTVLEENSGLLKQKWAGNTSQSFMHMIACITYYLSKALRVLKKHQMAALVMELGCKLLQEVYDAQQQISRFATQTEGARNSGKSKTVGQAAVKGEMKINLQLKALQKKNKTKVVPEVTLAAHNEVSSSLPGCKDPAILYDLISNSTLIDAYQDVMKLKSMAYFTEFAALLLQRTMEEGHIDLVLNWGQSIFELLSRRDTAMRLSTKSVDKSSQSKKQSSIQALKENETPQNKSMPSQEERRKKLKDTMPRSMLRRVRTNREMQAVENLLTRMSSVVQRQKKQLQLRGLCCGERAWRANLNYLLAQAHLAVLYQGLDQLCGGAVHRYSQFPPLFFSLAYSGVLLSRKLHQQLPSKHEVVLESTSLHSSVHDCVTNTHKCRNKKEVRVEDSATEESGEEDEDCSQTVETHMETSRYTAAFLLDSLNKAALHLRRAMVLAHRGGHWTTLQYVCQTMWDQSCRITLQVQMADQPETPSSITAEQLYTIFTPLLVLATDLIMDMLNKLGLWSLYDSDLTEEELESSLHFSVPLDDSTQVDLRWIHTLALYTLERLHDGGKWESLAHFALLFNSYTRERYSLIVTPLLIHAQRRLLERIGTLGGPAVPQPHHVKTLKATGKEVTFRSYAGCQLLSGWSPQSAQQQLPIHKKAALSNAKSRETAALKGAEIQRSMSLVCVPLDVEDSLSCYRQALEKRAHCLQVFQHSRSLVFLLLAHTQSCFVTQLQPCHSRGLSRSASLVDFRTFVIPTPNLEPCDLMEEDYRTPSAIYSLPISPKHTQTVIASYSTSIKYAQANGHDSLRTLALHEMGNLQFYNGNTRAAHSCWSKAVDCALHSSGAVEKWDGISFEGGSMQESLKQAGIWGCLQAAVLTAKIAQYILTSDISQRTKCCLLSVHLFKCVLCCSMPEPQSDIHYASHSIGDELLLGVDLFSEPNRLHLSTTVTSLNFVCHWLFTTGYCITLLPILALYLHFVGTVCRDVQRTAEGKILKMRVLTELCLFTEAIKEALQLTQGIGVLLPYGHYMSNASLKPLKTFYSNRSLLDNVEVLDELVNCDLAPEIRTLYGPTVCVRFNLARTQLVLALTNSVRGHPIPEEASTASCFVDSEHHEQDRLETEGSCLQTVKPIILTLDAGKEKLTQERIKFLLLEGASSLLESISQQLTSHSCSEVENFELTIEFNLLKANLYLQQDHAALSSEMAISSLVLLQTSPVIVGGSGEQDAKDNSVPNTLHGDYPKAVEARERIGVSLWLRCRVALVHILVADVPGTAALFPGKNMNEEIARLLQEGLSECVLWGDHNTQARLMVEHAQLEALRGRTDDSMAMLQEAVNLLSGQTCMPPGSVVTLAQATLLLSDLRGPQSTTLLQLTQKLLIKQLRVFGQSVVFVDGKLCFSPPGPSNIYLPYLNILNQTTLQ from the exons ATGGACTTACCGGCTACATATTATGGGAAACTGGATAAAAGGAACCCAGTTATTTCAAATTTCAAACGAGACATTAACTCGTTTGTAGCACTAATGGGACAAATAGCTTCTTCGACCGAACAGGACAACAGCTCTTATGCTAAAGG GATTAAGATCCTGCTGGAGATATGGAAGAAGTACAAGCATCGTCTTCCTTCAAACTTATACCAGGAGCACATGCTGCAGactgcagattttctttttgaaataaaG TTGTACCAGCTGGCACTGTGGCAGGGCTACAGTCTCCACCTgttgcagttcagctcagtgaaAATAACTGAGATCATAGATGTGGACCACTTAATGGCCTGCTtctttcctgaaggttttgatgCAGACCAAGATACCTTTACCATGAAG GTTCTTGCGATGCAGGGCTGTGCCTTGTGTATATTTGAGCAGGAAAAAAGGCACAATATCCTCAGCGAGAAGGGGCTTTGCAAACTGCTGCGTGTGCTGAACTTCATTAGGATCATGATGCAGGCCTTTCAGCAACACGAACACCTCCACTGGCAAATATATAAGG GTGCATCAAACATTTACACCATCTGCCGCTTCTTGATGATGAAGAAGTACAGCGCACAG GCACTGGAGTACCTTCTGTGGGCGAGCATCAGTTTAGAATTGTCCATCCCTCTGATGACAGCCAAGTATCTGCCGTTGATCATCACACTCTACTGTGCCGTCTGCCACTGTTACTATGACAACCAGGCTGAGGTGCAGGCAGAG GAATTTGCCAGAAGAGCCCTTGGAAAAATCAATGAGCTTGCAAAGCTGGAGGAGCAGAGTGGAGTTCCTACCACCAGAGAGACTCAGAGAGCTTACAAAGAGGCTTCTGTCAAG CTGGCCGCTATGGTATTTAAGCGAGCAGTGTTTGATGGCAGAAGGAGACCCAAAGTcccactgaaaatgaaaaccaaacacACCCTGAAGGACATATCCAAT GTGCCATGGCCTCGTACTCCAACAGAGCGCATTCTTACAGGCCTGTTTGACAGCAAGGCAGGACAATTTTTTTGTATTCTGGAGGCTCTTTGGGACAGCACCACGCGCACTCTACAGATGAGAATGGCAGATGACCCAGAACAGCAGGACGTGTTCTCAGAACTCCTGTCTGCTGGCATTAGTATATTATCTG GATCAACAGATTCTGGTGAGAAAAGGTGTGACGATAACCAGTGCCTGTCTCCTATTGTGCTGACGCCAACTTCAACTCTATTGGATTTAGCCATTATGG GAGAAAACAAAGTGCCCATCATGTCAGCTGTGAGGTTCATCAAGCTGTTGTTTCAATACAAGCGACAGGATATGTTCACTGAACTTGCTCGAGAAATGCAGCAGGTTTTGTCT GGTGTGGAAGGGCAGTCATTCAGGAAGGCAGAACGAGAGCTTACTTTGCTAGACAGTTTCAACATTCTGCTGTCTTCCCAGAGGAGCCATTCAAGAGAGGACAACAGGAAAGATG ACAGACCAAAGTCTTCATTCCCAATGAGTGATGAGCTCATCGCGCTGGTAGATACCTTGCACAAGTCTGTCTGTGGATCTGCTCTG gaGGTGCAGCCAGATGGGGACCTAGTATTGgatattgtgttgtttgtgtgggGTAAGGTGAAGGTGGTGAGACAGAAAGATAAGCTGCAAATCCCAGAGTTTACACACTATCGAGCGAAG TGGGTGTGGTGCCTGTCTAAGCTGTGTGAGGTGGCCTTTGCTTGTGACATAGCAACAGTTGACTGTATATTAACAGCAGAGATGATTCACACATTTGGGACACTACTAGAAAATGCAGAAGAACATTTTAATCAAGCAAAATGTCAAG ATTGTGCGGCAGACCATAATGATACGAAGCTAAGCTCTTTGTCTCCTCTTGAG AGTTCAAGTACAGAGCTGTTTCAGAAGGTATATGAGGTGGTGAGGAAGGGTCTTGAAGCTTTTGCCAAGGGTTCAGCTACACTGATGCCACATGACTGCTCAGCAGTCATTGATTGTTCCTTCATGCAG AAATTTAGTCTGATCAATGCCCCAGCCCCTTCCATATCTCCAACATCACCAGAAGAGGGAAATGAAGAAGATAAAATAAGtatgaaggaaaaagaagaaatcaaaGCAAAGACAGAATCAGATTTTAAGGACTGTCGACAGACTCAGCCCACACGCATGTTTCTGCTTGCCAAAGACCTTCGTTTAGAGCTAGACATCATCTACCACAGGGCATCCCTCAAGTTACTGCAGCTAAATACAG TTACCGAGTCTGAACTGTTGAATCGGATCAAGAAGAACAAAGTGTCCAAAGCACTCTTCGTGATCCAGAAAGCCTTACTGATGTTCAAAAACGTGGAGCTAaatgacagcagcaaaaccaaAAGTCTGCTAGAG GAGGCTTCCACCCTTTTAGAAAAAGCAGGGCTAGAAGAGAGAAAACTGTATATGTCCACCATTCCTAAGACTCTGgctgaaaatgcagaaaaaggaATGAGGGTCGAAGAAAACCCTCCACCTCCCCCCATTCTATGCTCACGCTGTGACCACTCCTTCACCTTTGCCCCAGCACCTTATAACTTGGCGGAAAAA GTGTGCTGGTACCAGCTTTGTGGTCGAGTAGCTGAGGGCCTTAACTGGAAAGTCCGCCTTGGAGACTGCAGTCTGCCAGGAACTGGAAAAATG GTACCAGCAGTGTATGGAGAATGTGTGCTGAGGGTGGAAGGGCTGGAGCCCAATCAGAAGTACGTGTTTGCTGTTGCAGCATACGACAGCGAAGGCAAGCTACTAGGCAACACAATAGGAGGGACAACATTACCAGTGTTGGCATCCCTACCTGTACCTCTCCTCGCTGCATGGGCTCACTTGGCTCAG gtGGCATTTCAAACGGAGCAATACACCATAGCAAAGAGGGCCTGCAGGGAATTGTGGAGCCACTATACATACCCTGGCTGTGGGCCCCAGAGCACAGATGATAGATTTGCTACAATAGA GTTGCGTAAACAAGCCCTGCACTGCTCCTCTCCTCACCTACATCAGTTGTTCCTCATCTCCATCTTCATTGAGACAGAGATCAACATTCAGCAGGGATCGCTCTATTGTGACTCATTTAGTGACAATGGACCATTTATCTGGGAACAG GAAGCCAGACTGGCAGAATGTGAGCGAATGCTGGTGGCCTTGGACTTAGCAATGTGTTTGAATGATGGTAGCGGTGCTGTGCAAGCTGTAGTTAGTTGCTATGGCCTCTTGGCACCTCTGATCTTCCATCAAATCACCTGTGAACCTGTGGTGCAA GTGCTAGTGAAATGCTTGACCGTTTTGGAGGAGAATTCAGGTCTTCTCAAACAAAAATGGGCCGGAAACACTTCACAGTCATTCATGCACATGATAGCTTGCATCACCTACTATCTGtcaaag GCTTTACGTGTCCTCAAGAAGCATCAGATGGCTGCTTTGGTCATGGAGTTGGGTTGCAAGCTACTCCAGGAGGTCTATGATGCCCAGCAGCAAATAAGTAGATTTGCCACCCAAACTGAGGGTGCAAGAAACAGTGGaaaa tctaAGACAGTAGGTCAAGCTGCAGTAAAGGGTGAAATGAAGATTAATCTTCAGTTAAAGGCACTGCAAaagaagaacaagacaaaagTCGTACCAGAAGTAACTCTAGCCGCACACAATG AGGTTTCATCGTCATTGCCTGGCTGCAAGGATCCTGCCATACTGTATGACCTGATCTCTAACAGCACATTAATTGATGCCTATCAAGATG TGATGAAGCTCAAGTCCATGGCATATTTTACTGAGTTTGCAGCGCTGCTGCTTCAGAGAACCATGGAAGAAGGCCACATAGACCTTGTGTTAAACTGGGGTCAAAGCATTTTTGAATTGCTTTCCAG GCGTGACACGGCCATGCGACTATCAACAAAATCTGTGGATAAAAGCAGTCAGAGTAAAAAGCAAAGTAGTATTCAGGCTCTGAAGGAAAATGAAACACCCCAG AACAAGAGCATGCCTTcacaagaagaaagaagaaagaaactgaaGGACACAATGCCACGCAGCATGCTCCGGAGAGTGAGAACTAACAG ggagATGCAGGCTGTAGAGAACCTGCTAACCAGAATGTCGTCTGTGGTGCAGCGACAGAAGAAGCAGCTTCAACTGCGGGGATTGTGCTGTGGGGAGAGAGCCTGGAGAGCTAATCTGAACTACCTTTTGGCTCAGGCACATTTAGCAGTGCTTTATCAGGGCCTGGACCAGCTGTGTGGTGGAGCTGTGCACAG GTACAGCCAGTTCCCtcccttgtttttttctctggcCTACTCCGGTGTCCTTTTGTCGAGGAAGTTACACCAACAGCTGCCTTCTAAACACGAAGTTGTCTTGGAGAGCACCTCCTTGCACTCCAGTGTCCATGATTGTGTGACGAATACACACAAATGCAGGAACAAAAAGGAGG TCCGAGTTGAAGACTCTGCCACAGAGGAGAGTggtgaggaggatgaagacTGCTCTCAAACTGTGGAAACACATATGGAGACGTCGAGATACACTGCTGCCTTTCTCCTGGATTCACTTAACAAAGCTGCTCTACATCTTCGGAGGGCCATG gTGTTGGCCCATCGTGGTGGTCACTGGACCACTTTGCAGTATGTGTGTCAGACCATGTGGGACCAAAGTTGCAGAATCACTCTCCAAGTACAGATGGCTGATCAGCCTGAAACTCCCTCCTCCATCACAGCAGAGCAGTTGTACACCATCTTTACCCCGCTGCTGGTGCTGGCTACTGACCTCATTATGGATATGTTGAACAAACTAGGG cTGTGGAGTTTGTATGACAGTGACTTGACTGAGGAGGAACTCGAGTCCAGTCTCCACTTCTCAGTGCCACTAGATGACAGCACCCAGGTGGACCTGCGTTGGATTCACACATTGGCGTTGTACACTCTGGAGCGGCTCCATGATGGTGGCAAATGGGAAAGCCTGGCCCACTTTGCCTTACTTTTCAATTCATACACAAG GGAACGTTACTCCTTGATTGTAACTCCTCTGCTCATTCATGCTCAGAGGAGACTGCTTGAACGAATTGGTACTCTTGGAGGACCTGCAGTACCACAACCACACCATGTTAAGACACTGAAAGCCACTGGCAAGGAG GTAACTTTCAGAAGTTATGCAGGCTGCCAGCTGCTCAGTGGGTGGAGCCCTCAGTCTGCGCAGCAGCAACTGCCTATTCACAAAAAAGCAGCACTCTCAAACGCTAAATCTCGAGAAACAGCTGCATTGAAAG GTGCCGAGATACAACGCTCCATGTCCCTTGTGTGCGTGCCTCTGGATGTGGAAGACTCACTGAGCTGTTATCGGCAAGCTCTTGAGAAAAGAGCTCATTGTCTTCAGGTCTTCCAGCATAGTCGCTCATTAGTTTTTCTGCTCctggcacacacacagtcct gcTTTGTGACACAGTTGCAGCCCTGTCACAGCAGAGGTCTCAGCCGTTCAGCAAGCCTGGTGGATTTCAGGACCTTTGTTATACCCACTCCAAACCTCGAGCCTTGTGACCTGATGGAGGAGGACTACAGAACTCCAAGTGCTATCTACAGCCTCCCTATCAGCCCTAAACACACGCAGACTGTCATTGCTTCATACTCCACTTCCATAA AGTATGCCCAGGCTAACGGTCACGACTCTCTCAGAACTTTGGCATTGCATGAAATGGGAAACCTACAGTTCTACAATGGAAACACGCG CGCAGCACACTCCTGCTGGAGTAAAGCTGTAGATTGTGCCTTGCACAGCTCAGGTGCTGTAGAAAAATGGGATGGTATTTCCTTTGAGGGTGGATCTATGCAGGAATCCTTAAAACAGGCTGGCATTTGGGGATGTCTACAGGCTGCTGTGCTCACTGCTAAGATAGCACA GTATATCTTAACCTCTGATATCAGCCAACGGACCAAGTGCTGTCTCCTATCTGTTCACCTCTTTAAG TGTGTGCTGTGTTGCTCCATGCCTGAACCCCAGTCCGACATCCATTATGCGTCCCACAGTATTGGAGATGAACTGCTCCTTGGAGTTGACCTTTTTTCTGAACCAAACAGACTTCACCTCAGCACTACTGTAACAAGTCTTAACTTTGTTTGCCACTGGCTTTTCACCACAGGCTACTGCATTACG CTGCTGCCCATACTAGCTCTTTACCTACATTTTGTGGGGACTGTGTGCCGAGATGTACAACGTACTGCTGAGGGCAAAATACTAAAG ATGCGTGTCCTCACTGAACTGTGTCTGTTCACTGAAGCTATAAAGGAGGCACTTCAGCTCACACAAGGGATAGGTGTCCTTCTGCCATATGGACATTACATGTCCAACGCCAGTCTGAAA CCTTTGAAGACATTCTACAGCAACAGGTCTCTACTGGACAATGTGGAG GTTTTGGACGAACTTGTAAACTGTGATTTAGCTCCAGAGATCCGCACTCTGTATGGACCCACAGTGTGTGTCAGATTCAACCTAGCTCGTACTCAGCTAGTCCTGGCACTGACAAACTCCGTACGTGGCCATCCCATTCCAG AAGAAGCCAGCACAGCAAGTTGTTTCGTGGACTCAGAACACCACGAGCAGGACAGATTGGAGACTGAGGGCTCTTGCCTACAGACGGTGAAGCCAATAATTCTCACTCTTGATGCTGGAAAGGAGAAATTAACCCAAGAAAGAATCAAG TTCCTGTTGCTTGAAGGAGCATCTTCCTTGTTAGAATCCATTTCGCAGCAGCTCACATCTCATTCCTGTAGTGAAGTGGAGAACTTCGAACTGACAATAGAATTCAATCTTCTAAAAGCAAACCTCTACCTACAGCAAGACCATGCTGCTCTTAG CTCGGAGATGGCAATTTCATCTCTGGTGTTGCTGCAGACATCTCCTGTGATTGTTGGAGGATCCGGCGAACAG GATGCCAAAGATAACAGTGTGCCAAACACCCTGCATGGAGACTATCCCAAAGCTGTTGAGGCAAGGGAGAGAATTGGAGTTTCTCTGTGGCTGCGCTGCCGCGTTGCTCTGGTCCACATCCTGGTTGCTGATGTGCCTGGCACTGCTGCTCTTTTCCCAG GTAAGAACATGAACGAGGAGATAGCTCGGTTGTTGCAGGAGGGTCTCAGTGAATGTGTTCTATGGGGAGACCACAATACTCAAGCCCGACTGATGGTCGAACATGCACAACTGGAAGCATTGAGAGGCAGGACTGATGACAGCATGGCAATGCTGCAG